A single region of the Neomonachus schauinslandi chromosome 3, ASM220157v2, whole genome shotgun sequence genome encodes:
- the LOC110591980 gene encoding 60S ribosomal protein L32-like: MTIRQLTKWQGGSHLLLGIIAVLRPLVKPKIVKKRTKKFIWHQSDRYVKIKRNWGRLGGSRNWWKPRGIDNRVHRRFKGQILMPNIGYGSNKKTKHMLPSGFQKFLVHNIKELEVLLMCNKSYCAEIAHNVSSKNHKAIVERAAQLAIRVTNPNARLLSEENE; this comes from the exons ATGACCATAAGACaactaacaaaatggca AGGCGGCAGCCATCTGTTACTGGGCATCATAGCTGTCCTCAGACCTCTGGTGAAGCCCAAGATTGttaaaaagaggaccaagaagTTCATCTGGCACCAGTCAGACCGCTATGTCAAAATTAAGCgcaactgggggcgcctgggtggctca cgcAACTGGTGGAAACCCAGAGGCATTGACAATAGGGTGCACAGAAGATTCAAGGGCCAGATCTTGATGCCCAACATTGGTTATGggagcaacaagaaaacaaaacacatgttGCCCAGTGGCTTCCAGAAGTTCCTAGTCCACAACATTAAGGAGCTTGAAGTGCTGCTGATGTGCAACAAATCTTACTGTGCAGAGATTGCTCACAATGTCTCCTCCAAGAACCACAAAGCTATTGTGGAAAGAGCAGCCCAGCTGGCAATCAGAGTCACCAATCCCAATGCCAGGCTGCTCAgcgaagaaaatgaatag